Below is a genomic region from Pseudomonas sp. JQ170C.
GCGGCAAAACAGGCACGCGGCATCGGCCCGGCACGCCCCTCCCAACGTATTTTCCTGGCGCATCTACCCAGTGAGATCCAGCCCTTGGCCGATGCCGCCAACAGTGCCCTGGATCGTCTGGCTGCCGCCTATACCGCTGAAAAGCGCTTTGTTGCCGACGCCGCCCATGAACTGCGCACACCGCTGACCGTGCTGGACCTGCGCCTGCAGGCGGCTCGCCGTGACGGGCAGATGCAATGGCCGGCACTGGAAGCCGAGATGCAGCAAATGCGTCGGCTGGTGACGCAATTGCTGGAACTGGCCCGCCAGGAGGGTGAGGCCAGCGAGGGCTCGGCCATGGAGCAGCAGACCAACCTGTCACGTGTCACCCGCGAGGTGTGTGCTGCCTTGTTGCCTTTGTTCGAGGCGCGCGGGCGCCTGCTTGAGGTCGATATCGCCGAGGGCTGCGAGTGCCGGGGCAACGCCGACCAATTGCGCGAGGCGCTGGCCAACTTACTGGAGAACGCACTGGTCCACGGCCAGGGGTGTGTGCAGGTTGCCTTGTACCGCTGCGGGCAGGCGTTGCACCTGGACGTTGCCGACCAGGGCGTCGAGATCGAGGCAGCAGAACGGGAGGCGATGTTCCTGCGTTTTCGCAAGGGCCGGCAAAGTACTCAAGGCACCGGGCTCGGATTGGCAATCGTGCGCCAGATCGTGCAGAACGCTGGCGGGCGGGTAGCGTTTGTCGAGGCGCCGACTACCACGGTGCGGGTTGCGCTGACACCGGTTTGAGCGTTGGGTGGCGACGGAAAAATCCTGAATTGATCGCTTGGAAAAAGTGCTATCTTATTTTGATAGCATTTTCCGATGAACAGTCGATATCGCAGAATCCTTGAAAACATTTTTCGTACGCCCACCAGCGCCAATCTGGTGTTCGCCGACATCGAAGCCCTGATCGTGCATTTGGGCGGAGAAGTGGTGGAGCGGGAGGGTTCCAGGGTCAAGCTGAAACTGGGCGCACAACAGTGGCTTTGTCACCGACCGCATCCGGGTAAAGAGGCCAAGCGTTATCAAGTTGAAGAAGCCCGCGAGTTTCTCCTGCGGGCAGGAGTTCACCCATGAACACGATGAACTACAAGGGATACAACGCCCGAATCGAGTACGACCCACGGGATGATATTTTCGTCGGTCGTGTACTTGGGGTGCGCGACATCATCAGTTTCCATGCCAGCTCCGTGAGTCAGTTGCACAAGGCCTTTCACCTGGCGCTGGACGACTACCTGGCTGACTGTATCGAACGGGGTGTGGCCCCTGAGCGGCCCGCTTCGGGCAAAGTCATGCTGCGTATTCGCCCCGAAGTTCACGCGGCTGCAACCATTGCCGCGCAGTCCCAGGGCAAGAGCCTCAATCAATGGGCGGATGAAGTCTTCGAGCGTGCTGCCCAGGCATGACAACGGGGGCAATTTCTTCCAATACAGCCAGGGGGATTCCCGCTTTAATGGCGCCTGTCTTCAATGCGGTCTCTGGAATCCCCTCATGCCTTTTTCCAACGGTTTTCTCCTCAGCCTTTCCCTGTGCCTGGATATCGGTATCGCCAATATCGCCATGATCACCCTGGCGATGCAGCGCGGTTTTCTCCAGGGCTTCTGGCTCGGGCTGGGGACCTGTGTGGGGGACCTGGTGTATGCCGTGGCGGCGCTGGCGGGGATGACCGTGCTGCTGCAGTTCGAGACGGTGCGCTGGGTGTTGTGGCTGGGCGGCTCGGTGCTGCTGGTGTGGTTTGCCGTGAAGATGCTGCTGGCGGCCTGGCGCGGGGAGGGCCATGTGCAGGCGGGCGAAGTGGTGGTGGAGTCGGGCTGGCGCGAGTTCGTTCGCGGGATCGTTCTGGCCATGTCTTCGCCCAGTGCGATTCTGTGGTTTGCCGCGGTGGGGGGCGTGCTGATCTCCCGCTCCGGCGGTGGCAGCTTGATGGAGGCCGGGCTGTTTCTGTCGGGCTTTTTGGCTGCCGGCCTGCTCTGGTGCCTGTCGCTGTGCCTGATCGCCAGTCACGGCGGGCGGCTGTTGGGGGACCGGCTGTTGACCTGGTCGTATCTGCTTTCGGCGGCGATTTTCTGCTACTTCGCCGTCTATGTGATTCTCTCTGGCTATCGCGAATTCATCCTCGCCGTACCGGCTGCTACAGCGGGTCTATAATCAGTCGGGGCACCCGTGCGCAGGTGCCGTCCGGCCGGAGGATCTTCGAGATGAAAGGTCTGGATGCGAAAAAGATGGCCAAGAAAAAGCCCCTGAAAACCGCTGAAGAAAAACGTGCCGCCAAACGCGCCAAGCGCTCGGCAGGCAGTGGTTTTCTCCCCTAGCTAGCGACCGGAGCCCCGTAAGGGGCTCTTTTGTTTCAAGGGCGTCGGAACGCGGCTGAGTAGGCCGCCGGGGTGACGCCCATGACCTTGCCAAACGCATTGATGAAATGACTCTGATCGTAGAAGCCCAGGCCCAGCGCCACATCCCTGGGGTGCGCCCCTGTGCGTAACTGCTGGCGCGCTTCGATCAGGCGCAGTTGCATGTGGTACTGCAGCGGCCCCAGGCCCATGGCTTTCTTGAAGCAGCGCACGAAGTGAAATTTGCTCAGGCCCGCCGCGTGCGCCAGTTGTTCAAGCGTCAGGCGTTGATGAAGCTGGGCGCGCATCAGTGCCACGCTGCGCTCGATGGCCGGTGCCTGTTCACCGTTGGCCGAGGGTGCCTGTTCAAACAAGGTGGCCAGCAGCTGGAGCAATGCGGCTTCCTGTTCGGCCGCTGTGGTCGAGCCTGCGAAGTCGATGATTGAACGGTACAGCGCAGGTTGCTGCAACACCCCTTGTTCAAAGGTCGGGCAGCCGTGCCCGGGGCCGAGATTGTGCTCGCGGATCAGGCGC
It encodes:
- a CDS encoding sensor histidine kinase, with protein sequence MAKRSLRWRLLTAMLVVFALGFGNLAIYLYGTRDALRRAVMTIEAQVIANGFSASSDPASLPSHYAGGELSYSLYAADAQLLWMSPNLKHPRRLKQPSDDGGGLYWSAFSGRVVSVPVRLADGAILMVAKQDTLEREVIGDLLAARLQHSLVLMVPIGLVSLVLILLLLHWSLRPVYAAAKQARGIGPARPSQRIFLAHLPSEIQPLADAANSALDRLAAAYTAEKRFVADAAHELRTPLTVLDLRLQAARRDGQMQWPALEAEMQQMRRLVTQLLELARQEGEASEGSAMEQQTNLSRVTREVCAALLPLFEARGRLLEVDIAEGCECRGNADQLREALANLLENALVHGQGCVQVALYRCGQALHLDVADQGVEIEAAEREAMFLRFRKGRQSTQGTGLGLAIVRQIVQNAGGRVAFVEAPTTTVRVALTPV
- a CDS encoding type II toxin-antitoxin system HicA family toxin is translated as MNSRYRRILENIFRTPTSANLVFADIEALIVHLGGEVVEREGSRVKLKLGAQQWLCHRPHPGKEAKRYQVEEAREFLLRAGVHP
- a CDS encoding type II toxin-antitoxin system HicB family antitoxin is translated as MNTMNYKGYNARIEYDPRDDIFVGRVLGVRDIISFHASSVSQLHKAFHLALDDYLADCIERGVAPERPASGKVMLRIRPEVHAAATIAAQSQGKSLNQWADEVFERAAQA
- a CDS encoding LysE family translocator; this encodes MPFSNGFLLSLSLCLDIGIANIAMITLAMQRGFLQGFWLGLGTCVGDLVYAVAALAGMTVLLQFETVRWVLWLGGSVLLVWFAVKMLLAAWRGEGHVQAGEVVVESGWREFVRGIVLAMSSPSAILWFAAVGGVLISRSGGGSLMEAGLFLSGFLAAGLLWCLSLCLIASHGGRLLGDRLLTWSYLLSAAIFCYFAVYVILSGYREFILAVPAATAGL
- a CDS encoding AraC family transcriptional regulator, which encodes MTLIAEPLHACGLIESSWVRASAASFPRHTHDELVLGANVSGHEQIWLDGKHLEVPAGTVTLYNPLAVQASEFGPQGVEYISLHLDINALQRLIREHNLGPGHGCPTFEQGVLQQPALYRSIIDFAGSTTAAEQEAALLQLLATLFEQAPSANGEQAPAIERSVALMRAQLHQRLTLEQLAHAAGLSKFHFVRCFKKAMGLGPLQYHMQLRLIEARQQLRTGAHPRDVALGLGFYDQSHFINAFGKVMGVTPAAYSAAFRRP